The genomic interval AACAATGCTTATTTATTAGCCTAAGGATActatgctgtttgttttcttattaacaGCCAATTTAGCTTGTGTTTGCAGAAGGGAGTTTTGTGACTACAATAACTCCTACTGTTCCAATGTTTGGGAGGAAACTGCTTAAAGGCATAAGTGAAATATTTCCTGAGTCTACTGTAATTCCATCTGTTCCTTACCATAAAAAACGGAAAtggtctttaaaatatttgaatgaagGAAAAGTGGTGTTGAAATGTTTTAGGAACTAGATTCAAGCTTTTTAACAATTTTCATAatttgcaaagaaaacaaaaagatacaCATAATGTATTAAGATAGCATCTAACAGATGTAAGAATTTGATGCTTTTGAGAATGACCAAAATATCAGACTTTCTAATCAAAAAAGGCTCCAAGCATCCAAACACACACTTGATGGACACTGGCAATTAAGAGATTCTACACCATCACGCAAAGCAGGAGTGGAGGAGAAAAGAGCTCAGGGCCAAGAACAATTTACGGTCGAGCCAATAAGTCTCCAGTTCCCCAGTGTTTAAGAAGCTCATTACTCGGATGGCACGAAAACACAATTAACTTCTACAAATTGAGAACTGCATCAACCTGAGCACTATGGACTTAGTCATCTTGGGTTAAGGCTGAATTTGAGCCAAGGACTATCCATTCCCAAGAAGTAGCCCAGAGAAAGGCAGGTAGTACTGAAAGGATGAGAACACGCAAGTGAAAACAAAGGTCTACCAATTTCTGGAGTTACTAACACAACAAATCAAGTTAGATACATTTCTGACACGTATCGGGGGACAACAGCGCACACAAGGAATATCATAAAAGAAGGATGattcataaaatcaaaataagagcAAGGACAATACTACTGGTATTACTAAGATAACCACCAGTGACATCAACACAAAATGTTCCTGATATACTTCAATGATTAGAAGTGTCCTGTGACTCACCTCGTGCTTGGAGAAGAGCCGGACACCCTCCAGCTGGTGGAAAACTGGGTAGTGTTGGGAGTCGATCTGGTCACGCCGGTAGACGTCGCCTACCACCAGGAAGGCATTCAGCCCTGCATGCAGCAAGTCCCACTGGTGTGCAGATGTGTGTGCCCTCAGCATGTGAGTCTGATTCAGGTAATAGTTGTCCCCCTTCTTCCTGCTGGGGTGATCAGCTGGGATGAGTAGGCTATCAAAGTTCTGCCAGGTGGTGACCACTGGGGAAAGGTGGTCATAGACAGAGAACAGTGGTGTACCAGAGCGGCCCACATACTGCCTGTAGAAGtgctccttcaccctctccttgaTCAGCCACAGAGGGTGGTGCTGCTGGTTATGCAGATTCCGGCCCACTTTGGAAAGGaccttctgagtgaggttggtGTGGTCATCCTGAGGGTAGGATTTGCCCAACAGCTCTACCACACTGCCAGGAGCCACTTGGGCAGGCAATACTGATGCAGCTGGCCTGGAGTCCCTTGCCTGATGCTGATAGCCTCTGCGGGCATGGCTGGCCTTCCTCGCCAAGCAAATGTGTACATGGATGACCCTCCTTAGAGCTGAGCAAACCATCGTAGAAACTTCTCACAGATTCTGGAAAGAGGACACATACAAAATACATGTCAAGTTTCACTCTGCAGGCAGCAAGTGTGTCTTTTGTGTCTCCAACCAGCTCCCCATTTTCCTGCTGACATATATGTGTCCCTAGCATCACCTCCACACAACCagaaaaacaattaagaaaatacGACAGAAGCTGCTTTAGTGTGAAGGTCCCCTCCAAAACATGAGATGAAGTTGAACAGACATCTGACAGTATTACAAGGTGGGACCATTAAGGGCTCTGCCTTATGAATATTAACCTGTTATTATAAGAGTGGGGTATTTAGTTATGTTGGGAACCTACTCCagataaaaaaaatcttggaCCCCCATCCTCTCTTTTCTGCCATGGGATGACATCAATGGAAGGCCCTCACCCAATACCAGCACCTTCATGTTAGACTCCCAGACTCCCCAGTAAtgtaatatatttcttttctttatacatttccCAGTATGTGGGATTCTGTtagagcaacagaaaacagactaagatcaAGGCCTATAATGTTCACTGCACTAAATCAAAAGAATCTTGAAAGTCACTTTTAAGATCCCTAATTTCTAGTTGTCCTTCTCTTGTCATTTAGATGCTTGGCTTTGTGGAAATTTTCCTTCATAATGCTTTCATTTTGAATGTGGAACAATACTTCAAGTGTGacgacttccttttttttttttttttactacattcTAAAACCAAACAGCTTCAGAAGGATCACCTAAAAGCTTAAATCCACCTACTTGAACTCTAGTAAGAGtctaattaatttttaagaacACATGATCACATACAGGCATTTGAAGTATATTAGGagagaaaatacattaaataaccATACTTAATATTTCTGCTTTCTGTCCTCATAACTACAaatttttgtttgcctttgaCAGAGATTGACTTCTGGCTTCTGGATTATTTAACAAGATCATAAAAGGACATTaacaatatcttttttaaaatattttaaataaagtttaccACTTAAGGAGGTAGTGATCttaaaagaataaatggaaaactCAAATGTAGTACAAAGTGACTGACTATACCAGTGAACTACTggatatatttttagaaatgcaaatcTTCCCTATCCTTAAATCTGGtgatgtcattattttttttctttttgtttagttttttatttttttttatttttattttattcatatgcgcatacaatgtttgggtcatttctcccccccttcccccatcccctccctaaTCCCCCCCACTCCATCCCTTATCCCCCccttacccagcagaaactattttgcccttatctctaattttgttgaagagagaatataagcaataataggaaggac from Castor canadensis chromosome 8, mCasCan1.hap1v2, whole genome shotgun sequence carries:
- the Fars2 gene encoding phenylalanine--tRNA ligase, mitochondrial isoform X9 encodes the protein MVCSALRRVIHVHICLARKASHARRGYQHQARDSRPAASVLPAQVAPGSVVELLGKSYPQDDHTNLTQKVLSKVGRNLHNQQHHPLWLIKERVKEHFYRQYVGRSGTPLFSVYDHLSPVVTTWQNFDSLLIPADHPSRKKGDNYYLNQTHMLRAHTSAHQWDLLHAGLNAFLVVGDVYRRDQIDSQHYPVFHQLEGVRLFSKHELFAGIQDGESLQLFEQSSRSGHKQETHTMEATKLMEFDLKQTLTRLVTHLFGDGLEIRWVDCYFPFTHPSFEMEINFHGEWLEVLGCGVMEQQLVNSAGAQDQIGWAFGLGLERLAMILYDIPDIRLFWSEDERFLKQFCVSDINQKVKFQNTQDQPLLPNHLSPHGAHPIPERGQTCPPGCAGSCSTAAGC